From the genome of Plasmodium relictum strain SGS1 genome assembly, chromosome: 3:
TTATCTTATTctataatacttttttttattaaagatgccattttaatttttttaccaATTTTTTTAACTCTTCTAATAAAtagttttataatttttaaacaaataaaatcattatttCCATCGATAATTCAGaagtaaataatttatttgataaaaatatataagttacacatatttatgaatttataatctttttttctttttgttctATAGAAATCACTATGTTAATAAAGTTGTGTCACTATTAGATGaaaatgtaatatatatattaagaataaattataaaaatataaaattttaaatattaaaaaataaaaaagttctattagaaaatattgatatgttataaatgatatatttttttttttttttttaattcagatgttaaatacatatatgaTGAGAGCCAATAttgaaatttataatttggtttttataattatatgcttgttttttaaaagagctagtttattaaatttaattatttatttacatttctttaaattaaagtaaaagaagaaaaaaaaagaaaaaacttttcttttttaataatatataatttgttgatttcaaatatattcttttaaattaatttttttatttagataCAGCTCCTCAGATGCTTATTTTCATGCTTGTTTTTCTAAAAATGGAGgtttactttttattatatatatatatataatatatttatattaactacctttttttttgttatttttttatagaaattaTTCGACAATATTTGTCTCATCCCAAGGTGCCtaaaatatttctaaatatattcaacaaggtaaaatttaaatcacCAAAATTAATaacttataaataataataatatttttattaaaaataaaattaagaatatttaaatgcaataattttttttttatttattttttttagttgtCTCATTATTTTAACGTTTACTTAAGATATAGAAGAAGATAATTTCTATAAAAGcatttgtttttaataaaaaagttaaatttttatgCATTAAAacttatgaatttttttatttttcactttttattatcaatGCTTCTTTAATATGttttttccttatttaatatcaaaaaaaagaaaaatatattttcatttttaaaataaaaaagagaaaaaaaaaacattaaaaatatggaAATGTACTCGGAtattatgaataatttttaaattaaaaaaaaagtaaataatcaGAAATCAAGAGAACacatgaaaagaaaaaatgtaataattattttttttttttatagcatttgtttcaattaaatattataagacttttgaattatttttttgttttaatttccaagtttaaatataaaaaaaaaaaaaaacactaatatacataaagaaaattatattaattaaaaaaacataaaaaatgaatgatttaataaaaatagcgTAAAATGAAACTAGAAACCTGATTATATAgagattttttatatatatttagaagattttctttatttaaattaatccaaataatttaaaatttttttttttgtataattatatatatttattttttgtatataataatttttgaatatttttttatatataactttttttacataatattatatatatatatatttaataaaaagaatgaatAGTAATTAAGGGAACTTagtatatttatgtaaatatttataaatttttaatttcataattattatgtatctatacatatatatttctattttataaatttagtaCATGCAATATAAATtctcataatttttaattatattttaaataaaaaatattaattatatatatataagatgATTACggtaaataaattattttattatatttaaattatttttttactcatatattattaaattttatgaatgTTACACTTGTTTATTGAAGAATaacaattttaattattctttatattgTATAATAATTCACtgtattaatttaatattatgaatattaaaattatttaaattaatttttcttatcaTTATCATATTCAATGTGTTGCTTTATGCTTTCTCCATtagaataaatattatttaatgatgCATCCATTTCAAAAGAGCTACAGTTAATTTCTGAATTGGTTAAAGCACATTCTAAGAAAAAATTTCCTTGTTTATGAACAAAGGCATCATCATCTACATTTGTTATAAGGTTATTTATATagctattattatttaatgtatTTGATTTCCTTGAATTTTTATCTACATCGTTTTCTCTAAgtatagaattttttttaatttcattttcttgATAATGAAAACTATTCCCATTAAATGCTAACTCATTCTTCATatgattatttatattattgttgctattattttcattaacatTATTATAGTTCATTTCAGTGATCATTTGATCATTTGCATAattgtaattatttaatggatttaaattattcatatgattatttatattacagAAATTGTTTTTATCAAGCATTTCATTgtttataatatttctttctGATTCTCTTATATTTAACTCACTTGTTTTACATATTTCTTCAAtactttcatttatattttgatcagaataataattaatattatagactaatttttcatttatacttatattattgctattattattaatataattattattgttcttatataaatcttttttttctatatttatatttgatATACAATTAGCAggatatattatattatctatctcattattattttctattttattaaaattatttaatgtaaatgcattgttattattattatactcAAGTAAGTTTTCTTTtacaaatttatttttttcttgaaaGCCGTTATTATGCTTTATACGTATATttccatttatttttttactagAATCTGAGTAATATGCataatctttattatttttttcattcatgtaattattctttaaatgataatcattaaaataattcatattatttacattttttttttgcattagTAAAgcattcttttttattttattatataaaattatattcgACTGTTTTAATTTAGGAATAAAATCGGTTAATTTATTACTATATCTCCCGTCATCGCTTTTATTAAACTTATTTGTTTTCTTTAAATGAGAAGTATCTGAAAATGtatgtatattattataaatactaTTAATCTCATTACTGCTTAAATTGTTATTACTCACacaattattcatattattaatcatattattgtttatattatttatattgttatttgtatcattaataaaattattcatattattaatgTTGCTATTTgtatcattaaaattattgtttatatcattaatattgttattaccattatcaaaaattatattgttatttttgCTTGTCatattccttttttcttcattattcaATTTAATATCAGTTATAGAATTATCATTACTATTCAACGCATTTATGTTAATATTAGAATCTCTTATCAGAGGTATACTATTACTAAAATCCCTCTTTTGctctttaaaataatttttattaacattatttctattattaacATTATTGTCATTGTGTTTGtaattcttataattttttttatagttatCAGAACTATAAACTAAATTTTTAAACTTGGTTTTATCGTAGTAGTTTGCTGAATGAATTCTGTTAAAATTAGGTAAATGCTTGTTGTTACTGTTATTTGCATATGCCTCATTTTCCTGACATTTTAATTcgttttcttcttttattctatttaGAAAAGCATtatattcttcatttttaatatgatttatattgctataaaatttatttattttttttttttcttctaatattatatcattattttcattttgtatAATTGATTCTGTAGACATCTTTTTTGGTGAAATAGTAGTgcctttattaaaatttaaaacattattattaactGTGTTTTCATTTAACtgataaatattttcttcgctatcatttaaatgattatatacattattatttacacAATGATTaccattattttcatttatgttattcacaatattattattatttaaattttcatgcACATTTATTATGTTATTATTTACATCTTGATAACTATCACAATTATAATTAGCACCTATGGAAGGATTTTCTTTAGAAATATTTCcattacataaatataattttttcactTTATTAGTTTcattatcatatatatacaaatcaTAAAtgttttctatatattttttcttacttAAACTCATGAACTTTAATTGATTGTAagtttttttatcaattttttgaTAACAATTATAGGAATCTGCTGTAtctatattataaaaataatctaaaataaaattatagaaaCATCTAAATCCCATATTTTCATCATAGCCATGTATTTCTTTAACACTTAAACCCGATAAATAATCAACAATTTCTTGACTGACAATTTGTCCTGGGACTAATACAGGAAATCCAGGGGGGTATGGTATAATAAAACTAGCAGACACAATCATTTCGTTTTGTCTTATTCTTTCTCTTAGATCATTCAATAAAATATACTCTACATAATCTTCTTCATAAGCTAAATAAAAAGCTTTTCTTAAATCTCCTTctctattaaatatatttggatttgaatatttttttttgaatagtGGATGAAAATCACTGAATTctgataaattaatataattagaTACTAAATTATACACGCTTTCATTAAATTGATTTAAATCTCTTTCGTtgaataaactttttttttgatcTAATTCTTGAGAAATTAATGATAAACAACTTTTCAAAAATAGACAAGAAGATCCTGTTGTACCTATATTTGTTTGAAATAAAACACTATTTATTGATGTTTTGTTTATCTGAATACCATACTTATCCATTAACCATTTTACTTTAAATGTATCTCCGTCTATTCCTGAGTAACCAGTAAATAGAGTTATTCTTGTTGGGTCTAAAACAAATTCATCTTCACTCAACCAAGAACTTTCGAAATATTCGAGAAAATTCTTCATACCACCCGAATATGaagaattattataatttttatttttgttttctaaGAAACTTAAATTGTCGTTATCTGTGTTTCCACTAAAATTACTATCATATGTTAAGGAATTTACgactttataatttttttcctttctttttcttaaactattatttatttttgtgtTAGAGTTATCAACATAAGCGttattagaattattttcatGTACAATTAGACttttttcgtttttattattcaaaatAACAGATGGAGAATTGTTGGATCTAGTaccattatttatttctatattgTTATTTCCTTGtgcattattatttataaaatcatTCTGTAAAAAagtgttattattattattattattaatattattattattattattattattattattattattattattattattattattattgttattattattagcaTTATTTGCATTTGTATATTCATAAGAAATGTTCATATTTTGTATAGGATACTTCATGTTTTCAGATAGTTCTAACCCTTTCATTTGACTGTTAGAATTACAAGAATAAGTTACATTACCACTACATTTAGAATCAGAAGAGTAATaatctttcatttttttctctttttttttcatataagaAACTGCACACTGTCTTAAGCTATCTGGTATTAAATCTTCTGAGTTTAAAGTTCGAAAGTATCTAGAAATCATTGGATCatcatttaattcttttcttattaaaaatgCTGCTTCTGCTTGTTTCTCCACTAATCCGTATCCTTCTAATTCCATTTGAGCTCTCCCTGCATCTAAAGTAGCTAATATTTGGTAGTTAGGAGAAGTTGACATATGTGTATAATAAGCTTCTTTGAATGGAGTATAAGCATGGGATTCAAAATTATCATCACTTATTAATATAACACTTCCTTGTCTTAATGATGTTAATGATTTATGAATTGACTGAGTAGCATAAACTCGTACTTTGTATTCAGAAGGGTTTGGATATAATCTTGTTTTCAGTAATTTTTCTGCTGAAACTTCATTTAAACTCTTAACATTtccaaatttttttaataattttttatgaatcttataataaatttttttctgttcCTTACTTCTCATTTTATCAGCAACGGTCATAGCCGTTCTAAACTTTAAAATAGGATGAAAACATGCATAAGCAAACCATGCttcatcaaataaaaaaattaaatcagGTTTTATTGAAAGGCATTCTTCTATAACTCTCTTCACATTGTAAACTATACCATCGAAGGTACAATTTGTTAAAATTAATAGTTTTACCAAATGCAATTTATTGCTGTTTCTGTATTCTAATagtgtttttttaattacgtATATAGGAACTGCACCATAAATTCCATATCTCGATACAGGATAAGGATCTAAATAGCATGGGAGAGCTTGGCACAAGACAAAACCATAATGATGGGATTTATGGCAAGCTCTATCAACTAATATAATATCACCTGGCCTTACTAAAGCCTGCATAACTATCTTATTAGAACTTGATGTTCCATTAGTAACAAAAAAACAATACTTACTACCATATGCTCGTGCAGCCATTAATTGAGCTTCTTTTAAAGAACCATGAGGATCTAGCAAAGAATCTAAACCTCCACAAGTAGCACTTGATTCagctttaaataaattaactcCGTAAAAATCTAAAAGTGACTGTATCCACCTACTTCTTCTTACGCTATTTCCTTTACTTATAGCTAATGCATGAAATACACCAATTGGCCTTTCAGCATATGATTTTAAAGCATTAAAAAAAggagtttttattttcttttttactcCATCTAATATAGATTCATGCAAATCGCTATGATCATCATGTGTGGTAAAAATTCGTATTATCATATTATTTACAGATTGTAATTTATCTAATGTGATAGAAGTACAAACACAAAATATATCTACTGAACTTCTAATATATGCTATGCTTTTAATCAATACTACTAAACTATTAAATccctttttcattttttctatagGTGCACGCACAAGTTGTTCATATCCTAATACAAAATCTTTAATATCAAACttataatcattttttataaaccCACTCACTCTTTTATTATCATTGATATTATTATTGCTATTATTTCTATAACTTTGTATGTTTCtgatatctttattatttggTACTGAGCTATTACGCATACTGTGAGCCATAGATATTTTGTTTGTATTGTTTATTCCACTACAATTCAAGTAAGAATTATTTACACAGTTGTTATTTAACGAATTATCTTCATTGAAACTAAAAtgttctttttcttttacacTTTTATCATCAATAGTTAAATTATCTACTAATACCACTGACAATATTTGTGAATTTATTAAGCAGGCTAATAATGCCTCTTTTGCATTACTTActtcaataattttatattctaattttttattattattttgatttgATAATCTATTATGTTCATattgtaatattttatttaattcacaTGCTAAATCggaattataattattactattatctTCTCTTTTTGCTGAAACTATTAaggtataaaaaaaagggtTTTCTTCAGCTGTTTTTCCAGTTGTTACTGATAAACTTGATAAGGTATCCCCAATTTTATTAGAGacatctttatattttttgtcatttattaaatttataatttcttgTAAATTTTCCGTTGCTTCTTGACCCCAATATACTTCTATTGATTCCAAgcaattaataataaaataaaccaATTCTACattcaaattatttatatatagtaATAAAGCTTCCCataattttattcttaatgAAGAAACATTTGTTGCATTGcttatgtttatatatttttctaattcctcaattttatcatatttatttttttctagttttcttttctcttttttgttttgtccTCCTACATATAATGGATTACTTGATGATACATCTGGGTGGCTATTTGAAGACTCTATTTCATCACTCATTGCATTATTACTTATATAATCACTTaatgaattaatattttttatgtttttatcaGGATTGTTTTCATATAAActgttaatatataataaacgGTTATCGCCATAAAATATGGTTTCATTTCTAGAAGTCATTTAAAGTTAAAATtgctttataaaaattaaaaaaaaaaaaaaatatatatatatatttttttaaatatatacacataagtaaaatgtattataagaaaatattaatactataaataaaataattactaaagttgaaaaaaaaaatttttaatttaattgttAATTACCttgacaaaaataaaattaataattataataataaatgaaaatataacatatatatataatattatggTTATGTCTAATTTGTTATGAATTATTTACCTTTtgttgtatatttttaattgtatatccctttttttaatgaacttttttaattttatataatttacaaatatataagaaCTTGTTTTGAATCttcttgattttttttttttttaattagattaagtaaaattattaacaaatgataaaacaaagaaaaattatcaaatagttaaattatatgaataaaaaaaaaaattaaaatggtAAATAatcttaattatttaaaagtaaaaataaaaaaaaagtgtaagAATTTTACAATGGAACATTTGtgtattcattttatattatatcaCAACCAAAAAATATGTCTTACTTCAGTTAGCttgatctttttttttttttttttttaaatatgttctttattttatatagaaataaaaaaaaaaaaaaaaaggaactgcaaattttattattctgaaaaaaaaaataaataagttCACTgtttacaaataaaaaaaaattatttttttatattttagtaaaaatatatttcttaaaaataaaacaatatttgataatttctatacattaaaaaaaaaaaaaaaattatttaattattatattcttatcaaataaataaacttttttaagtttttcaCTTCgtcctttttttctttttttttttttttttgaagaattATGGTAAAATGTGTGTTATATTTTGCAtgctttttatatttattaataaaaattatttattttttcaaaatatcacttttttttttttttctacaaaattttaaataaattttaataaccttctaaaataaataaatgaagataCACAAGTACTTATTggaatttttcttttcttcattatgtttataaaaaaaattaagaaaatttataaaaatgtatattaaaaaaaaaataaatatatatataaaatgaagAGCTTAgagtatatataataaataaaaaaaaaaatacatgtaTGTAAAGATTAAacgaaatatataaaattaataataaataaaaagtgataaattaaaaattttaaataaaaaaaatatataagccataataaatgaaaatattgcaatttctctttattttacattattGATCAGTCATAATAttcatacatatatatatatatatgtatcgttattttgtaaaactattgtatattattcttaacttcatacaatttttaaatttatgttTTGAAATTGAAAgtttaacttttttatagatatatgtttaatttttatatgattatTATATGAAAGAATTTAGTTTTtgtaatacataaaaaaaggtccaatatattttttctgtattctaaatttgttatattttttattgtaattccttttttaatgtaaatttttaataaaacaataaaaaaaaggatacaTACTTAAACGATAAGCCCCgaactttaaaaaattgaaaatattaacaaaaaataccattttttttttttttgctgtGCTATATTAATACTTATATcagcaaaaatatatatgaatgtatatattgaattatttaaattataataaaaatttgatcCATATTTGATTTATAACTTCGTTGATTAATAATCTGagttttcattttaattcaaattattttttttattaaattaaatataaattactcTCAAAATtgtaacataaaaaattaaagtaaattatttcttgatatttattttataatgttTTATTAGGTATTCTTGTTcgtatattatatttatattaacatCAAGACATAagaaacttttttattttcaagcCTTTTATGTTCTTTTAGTTATTAAatatcaaataattttttaacattggtaactttaaaaaaaaaaaaaagcagaccatatatatattgggTAATTAAATAGGGAATTTccaatttaataatttataactttattttcttttaatgttTAAGTTAATTCATAATTTGTTTCTATTTcttgatttaaatttttaatattaataaattaaaacttTCTTTGAAAGTTTTTCAAATATGCAAATATAGTATTAAAAATCATTTGTATTCtatgtaatttaaaattttaaaattgtataaaattttgttttctaaattatattttataaaaaaaaaagaaaaaaaagagaatttttttttgccgTATAATTgaaatttaaataagaaaaaagtttttaattttaaaacaaGAATATATGCTTTAATATAATGAAGAgttgaaaagaaaaagaaaaaattaattttaactataaaaattatttcataatttatttaaaaagtggaaaaaatagtaaaagaATATGcaaatatttgttttttcatACTTtctctttcatttttttttctatgaaTGAATAACATTCCCCTCTCTTAATATAgaataagaaaatttatatatatgttaaaaataaagtaaaagaaaattatatatatatatataagtaaataaataaagaatttaatTGGAAATAAgtctataaaattataaatcaaatatatgaaatttaatataaaatatattttatttttttatatgaagtatagtaatttttctatatgaaaatattattgtaCAATAATACagcaaaaattaaaattatgtgAACGCTAATTCATTTCTTctgttatatatttttttatagtaaattttttttttttagttcaacaaaataaaatatatatatataataaataaatgaatatagtACAATAATGAATAACACGTGCAAGTATCTATATCGAAATGTAATAAGATCATGTAATAAAACTTTTAATAAGGATGTAGAAGctaaaataaatgtattaaatggaataaaaaatataataagacAAAATTTGAAGACTacagaagaaaaagatataaagcAACAACTGATTGAAGCTaatgattttattaaatatcaTATTATTCAAGCAGTTTATAATAACTCTACTGGAAATTATAAAGTTCAGTTGAACGAAGAACAAGTAAAAAAAGGATCAATAACATTAGgaacaaaaaatgaaaaaaaaattccttttaaataataaattattgcAAGATATAAAATCTTTTAAcggaaaaaaataaataacaaaaaaaaaaaaaaagggggACACTTTAgatatattgaaaaaaaaaaaaaataattaaaagtatatatattaaattttatagttCCGTatgaaaaatgttttaatatCTGTATAATAATACttgatttattttaattatatgtcATATATgatcattattaatatagtttttattatatttatttatttatttttttgtttatccATTTGGtataacaattaaaaatatattaaactGCAAACAGTCATTAAATCAATAgttcaaaaatatttttaaaaaatgtttattgaatattaatgtttttattattaatattttgtaatgtaaattcataaattttagacaaaaaaagatataatatatatatatatatatatatatatatatatattaataaaagctagaattaattattaacaaaaaaaagcataaaaaaaaaaaaaaaaggcaaAAATATCCTcaataaatgaatttatgataaattaaaaacaaaaatatttttataaaaaaaaatgaaaataagcaataaaagtaaaatatccTTCTACTAAATccaaaaaagtaaaaaataaaactcacaaaaatattgtataaagaataaatgcaaaataactaaaaaaacaaaaataataataattcttaaaattttttttcctttttttcccttttctttatatatataaatattaattcttaataatttttacattGAAAAGGTCAGCAATAAATAGTATATGCATacataaatgaagaaaatatatatatatacaggtcattaaaaatagtttgcatattgtatttttaaaaggGTTTATACacattataaataatataaaatatttaaaattaaaataataaaacctGTTAATTTTGTAAACGCATAATTTGTATCTGAactaattatattattaattttttgtatattttctttttcagtatcgtcaaaattttttaaggATTCACAAGTTATATTAggtattattttatttctaccTATACATACGGCGATATTTGTTGTACCAATAAGCTTATATCCATTTTGGCACTTTAATTCAATCTTTTCACcaattacataaaattttttatcagGTATAAGAGAAACATATGGTTCGTTTGCTGGTCTAATacatatttcattttctgtaacattatatttttctttaattttttgcaACTCAGCTTCATTTTCAGCTAATAATGCTCCTTCTAATAAGATAGATGGATTTGGcctttcatttaaattagcACATATACGTGTTTCCACCTTTATtgattcttcattttttttatttttttttctcctaTGAAAATCATGTTGtgatatttctttttccttttgaTCAATATTGTTCCTAACATTGAGTAAAGGATCAATGCCTTCTTTTGAATTTTTgtcatttatatcattaccaaaattattattatcattctCACTTGAGTCATTTTCACTGTTAGCTTCCATTagtattttacttttttcatttattgaATTATTTTCAGGAAtatctatttcatttttttcgaaatttttttctttttttgtattattttccGGATTTTCTTTATGTTCATCACTTTTAGCATCACTTGAATTCCTATTTTTAGATtcattattactttttttcttattttttttcttatttgtATCTTCGTCATCATTGTCTTCATCATATTCTTCCTCCTCTTCATTGTTATTATCATGATCTTTTTCGTTCATATCATGttcatcttcttcttcttcttcattatcTTCATCAAAATCTTCAtcaaaatctttttttttttttgtgtttttattttttgaactatctttttttttttcatttaaatgtAACTCCAATaaagaaagaaatttttcatttttagcAATTTCAACCGGTTTTCCGTTACTTAAAATATTGTAATTAatatcatcatttttttcttttttttcattatttcttCTTAAATGTTCATTTATGTCTTTTGCGAAACCATTTTCTTCGTTTGGATCATTGTGCATTTCTCCATACTTTCTCCATTCATGTTTATAAGATAACCACAAACAATTGAAATTAGATTTGTTTTCTTCTCCTAATTCTTTATAATGTTTTTCCATAAGATGGCATGAACCTTCTGTCTCAAATAATTCACAGGCTCTTATCTCTGATCCCAAGTCATTATCAAATATCTGAAGATGTATATagccttaaaaaaaaaaatatatgtacatacatatatatatatataattaataaattttaaaaaattaatttttatataaataagtaaataaaataattgatatataaatattatataacatattagaataaaataaataatagttTACCTTG
Proteins encoded in this window:
- the ASP gene encoding apical sushi protein, putative; this encodes MNVICSIIIFLLYYNIIKASEKKYDNFLNAIKRLKENSNSLEELNLKKYEIRNQQRRVKIFDELSKSQSINNHPHFRSKFSFIQKNDNTEESKSTEKKNDEKDISKTEHELINIKSQLEAQEIMKRGEHFYLNGGSTKYEYNNDEDFFKIFHNNHDKNIEIYSPCSELLDVKACRENKACFYDSIYQMCFQNCKLLEERECLMYTECKFSNNGCENQGYIHLQIFDNDLGSEIRACELFETEGSCHLMEKHYKELGEENKSNFNCLWLSYKHEWRKYGEMHNDPNEENGFAKDINEHLRRNNEKKEKNDDINYNILSNGKPVEIAKNEKFLSLLELHLNEKKKDSSKNKNTKKKKDFDEDFDEDNEEEEEDEHDMNEKDHDNNNEEEEEYDEDNDDEDTNKKKNKKKSNNESKNRNSSDAKSDEHKENPENNTKKEKNFEKNEIDIPENNSINEKSKILMEANSENDSSENDNNNFGNDINDKNSKEGIDPLLNVRNNIDQKEKEISQHDFHRRKKNKKNEESIKVETRICANLNERPNPSILLEGALLAENEAELQKIKEKYNVTENEICIRPANEPYVSLIPDKKFYVIGEKIELKCQNGYKLIGTTNIAVCIGRNKIIPNITCESLKNFDDTEKENIQKINNIISSDTNYAFTKLTGFIILILNILYYL